The following proteins come from a genomic window of Mauremys mutica isolate MM-2020 ecotype Southern chromosome 7, ASM2049712v1, whole genome shotgun sequence:
- the LMOD3 gene encoding leiomodin-3 yields the protein MSEFSQNSNQEVRIEDIDEDEILGNLSPEELRELQCEMEVMAPDPRVPVGMIQKDQTEKPPTGNFDHRSLVDYLYWQKASRRMLEDERAPVNLLPSERNIAEKFEENAGDMDNIAKQKMAEDTTEADRKETYYKNEHVQQAKPGSAQQSGETNEERSYKETEDEEEHDDDEEEDDSDEEEDDSDEEEDDDDEEEEEEDDEEESRMKKPYGDKNSNSDQVTKEPCTKSGENPENQENHEKKVSKLQIPKKLAVDTSFIKLSARPSGNQTNLDESLQKVRKNDPDVKELNLNNIENIPKEMLVDFVNAMKKNKHVKTFSLANVGADDNVAFAVANMLRENRSITTLNIDSNFISGKGIIAIMRCLQYNETLTELRFHNQRNMLGHNAEMEIARLLKANPKLLKMGYHFELPGPRMVVTNLLSRNLDRQRQKRQEEQKQQQLKQQRELIAMLENGLGLPPGMWEILGGPMPDSRMYSSIQAPKPPPVPKTMPMSRKNEHARKPAPEEQNSEEPASFKMVKLKRTQRKPTIPEYVEPAEKTNIKDVIKTLKPVPKKRPPPLVETTPREKLLNDIRQSNVAYLKPVPMPKELE from the exons atgtctgAATTCAGCCAAAATTCTAACCAGGAAGTCAGAATTGAGGACATTGATGAAGATGAAATCTTAGGAAACTTATCCCCTGAGGAGCTGAGGGAGCTCCAATGTGAAATGGAAGTCATGGCTCCAGACCCAAGAGTCCCAGTTGGAATGATACAGAAAGATCAGACTGAAAAACCTCCAACGGGAAACTTTGACCACAGATCTCTTGTTGATTACCTGTATTGGCAGAAGGCATCAAGACGCATGCTAGAGGATGAGAGAGCTCCCGTCAACCTCTTGCCGTCTGAG AGAAACATTGCAGAGAAGTTTGAAGAAAATGCTGGGGATATGGACAATATTGCTAAGCAAAAAATGGCAGAAGATACTACAGAAGCAGACAGAAAAGAAACATATTACAAAAACGAACATGTCCAACAGGCCAAGCCTGGTTCAGCACAACAATCGGGAGAAACAAATGAAGAGAGAAGCTATAAAGAGACAGAAGATGAGGAGGAGCATGATGATGACGAGGAGGAAGATGACAGCGACGAGGAGGAAGATGACAGCGATGAGGAGGAAGATGATGacgatgaagaggaggaggaggaagatgatgaAGAAGAATCAAGAATGAAGAAGCCATATGGAGACAAAAACAGCAACAGTGATCAGGTAACTAAGGAGCCATGTACAAAATCAGGGGAAAATCCAGAAAACCAAGAAAACCATGAGAAGAAAGTATCAAAACTACAAATTCCAAAGAAGTTAGCTGTAGATACTAGTTTTATTAAGTTAAGTGCAAGACCTTCAGGAAACCAAACCAATTTAGATGAGAGCTTGCAGAAGGTCCGGAAAAATGATCCAGATGTGAAGGAACTCAACCTGAACAACATTGAAAACATCCCAAAGGAAATGCTTGTGGACTTTGTGAACGCCATGAAAAAAAACAAGCATGTAAAAACATTTAGTTTAGCCAATGTGGGAGCTGATGACAACGTAGCTTTTGCTGTGGCCAACATGTTACGTGAAAACAGAAGCATCACTACTCTAAATATTGATTCAAATTTTATTTCAGGCAAGGGAATCATTGCTATCATGAGATGTCTGCAGTATAATGAGACGTTAACTGAACTGCGCTTTCACAATCAGAGGAACATGTTGGGCCATAATGCTGAAATGGAAATTGCCAGGCTTCTGAAAGCCAACCCTAAGCTGCTGAAGATGGGCTATCACTTTGAACTTCCCGGCCCCAGGATGGTTGTTACCAATCTGCTCAGCAGAAATCTTGACAGACAAAGACAAAAAAGGCAGGAGGAGCAAAAACAGCAGCAATTAAAACAGCAGAGAGAGTTAATAGCCATGTTAGAAAATGGACTAGGGTTGcctcctgggatgtgggaaatacTAGGGGGACCAATGCCTGATTCAAGGATGTATAGCTCAATACAAGCCCCCAAGCCGCCACCTGTCCCTAAAACTATGCCCATGAGCAGGAAAAATGAACATGCAAGAAAGCCAGCGCCTGAAGAACAGAATAGTGAGGAACCTGCCTCCTTCAAAATGGTCAAACTCAAGAGAACTCAGCGCAAACCCACTATACCAGAATACGTGGAACCAGCTGAAAAAACCAATATCAAAGATGTGATCAAGACTCTTAAACCAGTTCCAAAAAAACGACCACCTCCCCTGGTTGAGACAACCCCAAGAGAAAAGCTCTTAAATGACATTCGTCAGAGTAACGTCGCTTATCTTAAACCG GTGCCAATGCCTAAAGAGCTAGAGTGA